In one window of Macrotis lagotis isolate mMagLag1 chromosome 5, bilby.v1.9.chrom.fasta, whole genome shotgun sequence DNA:
- the RPL10A gene encoding large ribosomal subunit protein uL1, whose protein sequence is MSSKVSRDTLYEAVREVLHGTQRKRRKFLETVELQISLKNYDPQKDKRFSGTVRLKSTPRPKFSVCVLGDQQHCDEAKAVEIPHMDIEALKKLNKNKKLVKKLAKKYDAFLASESLIKQIPRILGPGLNKAGKFPSLLTHNENMLAKVDEVKSTIKFQMKKVLCLAVAVGHVKMTDDELVYNIHLAVNFLVSLLKKNWQNVRALYIKSTMGKPQRLY, encoded by the exons ATGAG CAGCAAAGTGTCCCGGGACACACTGTACGAGGCCGTGCGGGAGGTCCTGCATGGGACCCAGCGCAAGCGCAGAAA gtttttggaaACTGTGGAGCTGCAGATCAGTCTGAAGAACTATGATCCCCAAAAGGACAAACGTTTCTCTGGCACCGTCAG GCTCAAATCCACCCCCCGACCTAAATTTTCTGTGTGTGTCCTGGGAGACCAGCAGCACTGTGATGAGGCCAAAGCTGTAGAAATCCCCCACATGGATATTGAGGCCCTGAAGAAGTTGAATAAGAACAAGAAATTGGTCAAGAAACTGG CTAAAAAATATGATGCCTTTTTGGCCTCTGAGTCCTTGATCAAGCAAATCCCTCGAATCTTGGGCCCTGGTCTGAACAAAGCTGGCAAGTTTCCATCTCTGCTCACCCACAATGAGAATATGCTGGCGAAAGTTGATGAGGTTAAATCTACTATCAAGTTCCAGATGAAAAAG GTGCTGTGTCTGGCAGTAGCTGTTGGCCACGTGAAGATGACAGATGATGAGCTTGTCTACAACATCCACCTGGCTGTCAACTTCCTGGTTTCTCTGCTAAAGAAAAACTGGCAAAATGTGAGGGCATTGTATATCAAGAGCACCATGGGCAAGCCTCAGCGACTGTATTAA
- the FANCE gene encoding Fanconi anemia group E protein: MTPPQPHGQPAWPGPAPGPPAEGWTARLGARLEPPALLLLQLLQSGPRGALGALRALHRLRAGGSERPFSWGPFLEALSQEQPVLRGPDHRLELKPLLLQLPQLCQRNLLCLLLTVHNELPKNELLLLLQAAKCDPNLDAWLWALGELLQRELTTDEIIKGASPLTQGCQEQLQRLCGHVGRGLRPSYPLDLRETQNMGTQHPGKRRKEPEPEPEGSEREVFPKRLRSLEGTGEKKEEEEQEQLEERATDVPEPTQRTEGSGDQPILEAASIPTDDRQQEKLVEVLELPKIIKDQVPRMLELLETEWEGLEGTPPLELQFLHECNPSQLENLCSQLQLSRLSDTALLQFCNRLLTLSPDLSCSSATILVRNIFLEQVLSLTASASRLLRAAINAFGNRYPHPVCRGLLIPLLQAVGSGPIQTELLCYLLEEDTLESDLLVLLLKQILELPWREETFTVMQSLLGQQVDLSPENFSVLVQKLSGEGPAAAASVGYAKLVLTVVTKYQDQLSEAHKVCLASAVEFNTTFLKKPLQAALRRLTP; this comes from the exons ATGACGCCCCCTCAGCCCCACGGGCAGCCGGCCTGGCCCGGCCCCGCTCCCGGCCCGCCCGCCGAGGGGTGGACGGCGCGGCTCGGGGCCCGGCTGGAGCCGCCCGCCCTGCTCCTGCTGCAGCTGCTGCAGTCCGGACCCAGAGGGGCACTGGGGGCGCTCAGAGCCCTGCACAGGCTCCGGGCTGGGGGCTCCGAGAGGCCCTTCAGCTGGGGCCCCTTCCTGGAGGCGCTGAGCCAAGAGCAGCCGGTGCTGCGGGGGCCCGATCACCGCCTGGAGCT GAAGCCACTGCTGCTGCAGTTGCCCCAGCTATGCCAAAGGAACCTCTTGTGCTTGCTGTTAACTGTACACAATGAGCTTCCCAAGAATGAACTCCTTCTTTTACTCCAGGCAGCCAAGTGTGACCCTAACCTGGACGCCTGGCTTTGGGCCCTGGGAGAATTGCTTCAGAGGGAACTGACTACAGATGAGATCATCAAGGGGGCCTCCCCACTGACACAAGGGTGCCAGGAACAGCTCCAAAGACTTTGTGGACATGTAGGCAGAGGATTGAGGCCAAGCTATCCTCTGGACCTCAGGGAGACTCAGAATATGGGCACTCAGCATCCTGGTAAGCGCAGGAAGGAGCCTGAACCAGAGCCTGAGGGCTCTGAGAGAGAAGTGTTCCCCAAGAGACTTCGATCCCTAGAAGgtacaggagaaaaaaaagaggaggaggagcaggagcagCTTGAAGAGAGGGCCACAGATGTACCGGAACCAACCCAAAGAACTGAGGGCAGTGGGGACCAGCCCATTCTGGAAGCAGCAAGCATTCCGACTGATGACAGACAGCAGGAGAAGCTGGTTGAGGTTCTGGAATTACCCAAAATCATCAAG GACCAGGTGCCCCGAATGCTAGAACTACTGGAAACTGAATGGGAA ggcCTAGAGGGAACCCCTCCCCTTGAGCTGCAGTTTCTCCATGAGTGCAACCCCAGCCAG CTAGAGAACCTTTGCTCACAGCTGCAGCTCTCCCGGCTCTCAGATACAGCCCTCCTGCAGTTCTGCAACCGACTCCTGACACTCTCACCAGACCTCAGCTGTAGCAGTGCCACCATACTTGTGAGGAACATTTTTCTTGAACAG GTTCTTTCCTTGACAGCTTCAGCCTCTCGTCTGCTCAGAGCTGCCATTAATGCATTTGGAAACAGATATCCTCACCCTGTCTGCAGAGGTCTCCTGATTCCATTATTACAGGCTGTGGGTTCAG GCCCCATACAGACTGAGCTTCTATGTTACCTACTGGAGGAGGATACTCTGGAGTCAGACTTACTGGTGCTGTTGTTAAA ACAAATTTTGGAGTTGCCCTGGAGAGAAGAGACCTTCACAGTGATGCAGTCCCTTCTGGGACAGCAG GTGGATTTGTCCCCAGAGAACTTCAGTGTCTTAGTGCAAAAGCTGTCTGGTGAAGGCccagctgctgctgcttctgtgGGCTATGCCAAACTGGTCCTGACAGTTGTGACAAAGTACCAAGATCAG CTCTCAGAAGCCCACAAAGTCTGCCTGGCTTCTGCAGTGGAGTTCAACACAACCTTCCTGAAAAAGCCTCTACAGGCAGCCCTAAGACGTTTAACCCCTTGA
- the LOC141523349 gene encoding putative E3 ubiquitin-protein ligase makorin-1 isoform X1 has protein sequence MLPRTQTPDLKEESQDVVCGICMEKVWDKPPSDRFFAILPNCSHAYCVNCLRTWRRSRGDCPQNITKACPECRVRSNYFISCKFWVSKGPKKEQLIKNFKERTSQILCKFFIQGRGWCPFKSDCIYQHQFPESWPKNWDSVLTPREPSDNSDDEDEEEICFFDHTIRMSISIKKMTYSVSSDSDDSCENYKMGCVQ, from the exons ATGCTCCCAAGAACCCAGACTCCAGATCTAAAG GAGGAGAGCCAAGATGTAGTGTGCGGCATCTGTATGGAGAAGGTTTGGGACAAACCCCCATCAGACAGATTCTTTGCTATTCTGCCTAACTGTTCCCATGCCTACTGTGTAAACTGTCTCCGCACTTGGCGAAGAAGCCGAGGAGATTGCCCTCAAAATATCACCAA GGCCTGTCCAGAATGTAGAGTGAGGTCCAACTATTTTATCTCCTGTAAATTCTGGGTAAGCAAGGGGCCCAAGAAAGAACAACTCATCAAGAACTTTAAGGAAAGAACAAG CCAGATCCTTTGTAAGTTCTTCATCCAAGGAAGAGGCTGGTGTCCTTTCAAATCCGACTGCATTTACCAGCACCAGTTTCCTGAGTCCTGGCCAAAGAACTGGGATTCT GTGCTGACTCCTAGGGAACCATCAGACAACTCAGatgatgaagatgaggaagaaatctGTTTCTTTGATCATACCATCAGGATGTCCATATCTATAAAGAAAATGACCTATTCTGTATCCAGTGATTCTGACGACTCCTGTGAGAATTATAAAATGGGCTGTGTCCAGTGA
- the LOC141523349 gene encoding putative E3 ubiquitin-protein ligase makorin-1 isoform X2, whose product MLPRTQTPDLKEESQDVVCGICMEKVWDKPPSDRFFAILPNCSHAYCVNCLRTWRRSRGDCPQNITNQILCKFFIQGRGWCPFKSDCIYQHQFPESWPKNWDSVLTPREPSDNSDDEDEEEICFFDHTIRMSISIKKMTYSVSSDSDDSCENYKMGCVQ is encoded by the exons ATGCTCCCAAGAACCCAGACTCCAGATCTAAAG GAGGAGAGCCAAGATGTAGTGTGCGGCATCTGTATGGAGAAGGTTTGGGACAAACCCCCATCAGACAGATTCTTTGCTATTCTGCCTAACTGTTCCCATGCCTACTGTGTAAACTGTCTCCGCACTTGGCGAAGAAGCCGAGGAGATTGCCCTCAAAATATCACCAA CCAGATCCTTTGTAAGTTCTTCATCCAAGGAAGAGGCTGGTGTCCTTTCAAATCCGACTGCATTTACCAGCACCAGTTTCCTGAGTCCTGGCCAAAGAACTGGGATTCT GTGCTGACTCCTAGGGAACCATCAGACAACTCAGatgatgaagatgaggaagaaatctGTTTCTTTGATCATACCATCAGGATGTCCATATCTATAAAGAAAATGACCTATTCTGTATCCAGTGATTCTGACGACTCCTGTGAGAATTATAAAATGGGCTGTGTCCAGTGA
- the LOC141523349 gene encoding E3 ubiquitin-protein ligase makorin-3-like isoform X3: MLPRTQTPDLKEESQDVVCGICMEKVWDKPPSDRFFAILPNCSHAYCVNCLRTWRRSRGDCPQNITKACPECRVRSNYFISCKFWVSKGPKKEQLIKNFKERTSQILCKFFIQGRGWCPFKSDCIYQHQFPESWPKNWDSSPPPGADS, encoded by the exons ATGCTCCCAAGAACCCAGACTCCAGATCTAAAG GAGGAGAGCCAAGATGTAGTGTGCGGCATCTGTATGGAGAAGGTTTGGGACAAACCCCCATCAGACAGATTCTTTGCTATTCTGCCTAACTGTTCCCATGCCTACTGTGTAAACTGTCTCCGCACTTGGCGAAGAAGCCGAGGAGATTGCCCTCAAAATATCACCAA GGCCTGTCCAGAATGTAGAGTGAGGTCCAACTATTTTATCTCCTGTAAATTCTGGGTAAGCAAGGGGCCCAAGAAAGAACAACTCATCAAGAACTTTAAGGAAAGAACAAG CCAGATCCTTTGTAAGTTCTTCATCCAAGGAAGAGGCTGGTGTCCTTTCAAATCCGACTGCATTTACCAGCACCAGTTTCCTGAGTCCTGGCCAAAGAACTGGGATTCT TCTCCTCCTCCAGGTGCTGACTCCTAG